A window of the Myxococcus virescens genome harbors these coding sequences:
- a CDS encoding 3-oxoacyl-ACP synthase III family protein, translating to MRYAQILSTGRYVPEKVLTNADVEKILGEKVDEWLQQNVGIRERHMMADDQATSDLCVGAARQALERAGTKPEELDLIIIATDTPDYLSPATASVVQAKLGAVNAGTYDLNCACAGWVTALDVGSKTIAADDSYRRILVVGAYGMSRYINWKDKKTATLFADGAGAVVLGAGDTPGFMGAKLLANGEYHDALGVYTGGTNRPATAESLELTGGKPAVQFVRKFPATFNTERWPMLLDQLLKRQNLKLDDVKQFVFTQLNLRTIEATMKILGQPMEKAHYTMDKWGYTGSACIPMTLDDAVVQGKVKRGDLVALCASGGGLAMASALYRWTA from the coding sequence ATGCGATACGCCCAGATTCTCTCCACTGGCCGCTACGTCCCCGAGAAGGTCCTCACCAACGCTGACGTCGAGAAGATTCTCGGTGAGAAGGTGGATGAGTGGCTCCAGCAGAACGTGGGCATTCGCGAACGCCACATGATGGCGGATGACCAGGCCACCTCCGACCTCTGCGTGGGCGCCGCCCGCCAGGCGCTGGAGCGCGCGGGCACGAAGCCGGAGGAGCTGGACCTCATCATCATCGCCACCGACACCCCGGACTATCTCAGCCCCGCCACGGCCTCGGTGGTGCAGGCGAAGCTGGGCGCGGTGAACGCCGGCACCTACGACCTCAACTGCGCGTGCGCGGGCTGGGTGACGGCGCTGGACGTGGGCTCCAAGACGATTGCCGCGGATGACAGCTACCGGCGCATCCTCGTCGTGGGCGCCTACGGCATGTCGCGCTACATCAACTGGAAGGACAAGAAGACCGCCACCCTGTTCGCGGACGGCGCGGGCGCGGTGGTGCTGGGCGCGGGTGACACGCCCGGCTTCATGGGCGCGAAGCTGCTGGCCAACGGCGAGTACCACGACGCGCTGGGTGTCTACACCGGCGGCACCAACCGCCCGGCCACCGCGGAGTCGCTGGAACTCACGGGCGGCAAGCCCGCGGTGCAGTTCGTCCGCAAGTTCCCGGCGACGTTCAACACCGAGCGCTGGCCCATGCTGCTGGACCAGCTCCTCAAGCGGCAGAACCTGAAGCTGGACGACGTGAAGCAGTTCGTCTTCACGCAGCTCAACCTGCGCACCATCGAAGCGACCATGAAGATCCTGGGCCAGCCGATGGAGAAGGCCCACTACACCATGGACAAGTGGGGCTACACCGGTTCGGCCTGCATCCCGATGACGCTGGATGACGCGGTGGTGCAGGGCAAGGTGAAGCGCGGCGACCTGGTGGCCCTGTGTGCCAGCGGCGGCGGGCTCGCCATGGCCTCCGCCCTCTACCGCTGGACGGCC
- a CDS encoding TetR/AcrR family transcriptional regulator, translating into MNRASSSQDRSGPVTPRGQKTRAKLLKAAESVFGEKGYERASIADITRKGGVALGTFYVYFPDKQSIFVEVVDELGTRLRRLIAESVAGCEDRVDVERQGLRTFFQFVRQHPNLYRVVRQAEFVDEACYRRYYDRFARGYVSGLTRAMEAGQVRRMDPEALAYCLMGISDFLGMRWVLWEEDPGLERVLDTAMALISHGLDPRASTGRNTVKSSAASKPKPKPKPKPLKKNTLRPARRPARAARS; encoded by the coding sequence ATGAATCGGGCTTCATCTTCTCAAGACCGCTCCGGACCCGTCACGCCGCGAGGCCAGAAGACGCGTGCGAAGCTGTTGAAGGCCGCGGAGTCGGTCTTCGGTGAGAAGGGCTACGAGCGCGCCTCCATCGCGGACATCACGCGCAAGGGTGGCGTGGCGCTCGGGACGTTCTACGTCTACTTCCCCGACAAGCAGTCCATCTTCGTCGAAGTGGTGGACGAGCTGGGCACGCGCCTGCGCCGGCTCATCGCCGAGTCCGTGGCCGGCTGCGAGGACCGCGTCGACGTGGAGCGCCAGGGCCTGCGCACCTTCTTCCAGTTCGTGCGGCAGCACCCCAATCTCTATCGCGTGGTGCGCCAGGCGGAGTTCGTGGATGAGGCCTGCTACCGCCGCTACTACGACCGCTTCGCTCGCGGCTACGTGAGCGGGCTCACCCGCGCCATGGAGGCGGGCCAGGTGCGGCGCATGGACCCGGAGGCGCTGGCCTACTGCCTCATGGGCATCAGTGATTTCCTCGGCATGCGCTGGGTCCTCTGGGAGGAGGACCCGGGGCTCGAGCGCGTCCTCGACACCGCGATGGCGCTCATCTCCCACGGCCTGGACCCGCGCGCGTCCACGGGCCGCAACACCGTGAAGTCCTCCGCCGCTTCGAAGCCGAAGCCGAAGCCCAAACCGAAGCCCCTGAAGAAGAACACCCTGCGTCCCGCCCGCCGACCGGCGCGCGCCGCCCGGAGCTGA
- a CDS encoding DUF5953 family protein, whose amino-acid sequence MIGLPARDADLLSRARRTATGGWFVRLTHAPLVRNNPAHAGGRLGTDERFPEIGGHAAP is encoded by the coding sequence GTGATCGGGCTCCCGGCCCGTGACGCGGACCTGTTGTCGCGAGCACGGCGCACGGCGACGGGGGGCTGGTTCGTGCGCCTCACGCATGCGCCGCTCGTTCGCAACAACCCAGCCCACGCGGGCGGGCGGCTTGGAACCGATGAGCGCTTTCCGGAAATCGGTGGGCACGCTGCGCCGTGA